In Pasteurella multocida subsp. multocida OH4807, a genomic segment contains:
- a CDS encoding hypothetical protein (COG3152 Predicted membrane protein), whose product MNWYLKVLKNYATFSGRARRKEFWMYSLIHFLIISVLVFIDVKLGTFDIERKNGVLSSIYILATFLPTLAVSVRRLHDINYRGWWILLNLIPLGSLVLLILCCLSGTPSMNRFGQNPKARDFENESHNKTTLVS is encoded by the coding sequence ATGAATTGGTATTTAAAAGTCTTAAAAAATTATGCAACGTTTAGTGGAAGAGCAAGACGAAAAGAATTTTGGATGTACAGTTTGATTCATTTCCTGATCATATCAGTACTGGTTTTTATTGATGTCAAGCTTGGTACTTTCGATATAGAACGGAAAAATGGCGTGCTCTCTAGTATTTATATTCTCGCTACCTTTTTGCCAACATTAGCCGTTTCAGTTCGTCGCTTACATGACATTAATTATCGTGGTTGGTGGATCTTGCTTAACCTGATTCCACTCGGTTCATTAGTCCTTTTAATTTTATGTTGCTTGTCAGGCACACCCAGTATGAATCGTTTTGGTCAAAATCCTAAAGCACGCGATTTTGAAAATGAATCTCACAATAAAACAACGTTGGTCAGTTAA
- a CDS encoding hypothetical protein (COG0477 Permeases of the major facilitator superfamily) — MENKPSLLSQIFSRNMLLCIFTGFSSGLPLYLLFQMVPAWLSSSNVDVKTIGFFTLIGFPYTWKFIISPLLDRYYPNFLGRRRSWMFITQVGLLALIALLGQYNPVENIQTVAIISTAIAVFSAVQDIVIDAYRREILSDEELGLGNSIHVNAYRISGLIPGGLSLILADSLPWDMVFIFTALFMIPGLILSLFLSKEPNVPQIDRSLPFYHTFALPFKEFFGRKGVASALGLILFIFLYKFGDSLATSLQTKFILDMGFSKTDIGTVVKLNSLWASIISGMLGGILMLRIGINRSLWLFGFVQLITILGFVWMASYGKFDTIGSFEFFVLTTVIIGEYIGVGLGTAAFVAFMARETNPLYTATQLAIFTSLAAIPSKVFSAFSGVIVADYGYYTFFWICFFAAIPGMLMLFKVAPWGAEPEVKTEK, encoded by the coding sequence ATGGAAAATAAACCAAGCTTATTGTCGCAAATATTTAGCCGTAATATGCTGCTCTGTATTTTTACAGGGTTTAGCTCTGGTTTGCCGTTATATTTGCTCTTCCAAATGGTGCCAGCGTGGTTATCCTCCAGTAATGTGGACGTCAAAACCATTGGTTTCTTTACCTTGATTGGTTTCCCTTACACGTGGAAATTTATCATTTCACCCCTCCTCGACCGCTATTATCCAAACTTTCTCGGTCGTCGGCGTAGTTGGATGTTTATCACTCAAGTAGGCTTACTCGCGTTGATTGCACTACTCGGTCAATATAACCCAGTAGAAAATATTCAAACGGTCGCCATTATTTCGACTGCAATTGCCGTATTTTCTGCGGTGCAAGATATTGTCATTGATGCTTACCGCCGTGAAATTTTAAGCGATGAAGAACTTGGTTTAGGGAACTCAATCCACGTGAATGCTTACCGTATTTCTGGCTTAATCCCTGGCGGTTTATCCTTAATCCTTGCAGATAGCTTGCCTTGGGATATGGTGTTCATTTTCACTGCGTTATTTATGATCCCAGGTTTGATCCTTTCGCTATTCCTCAGCAAAGAACCAAACGTGCCACAAATTGACCGCTCTTTACCGTTCTATCATACTTTTGCACTTCCATTTAAAGAGTTCTTTGGTCGTAAAGGTGTTGCTTCCGCATTGGGGTTAATCCTCTTTATCTTCCTGTATAAATTTGGTGATTCCCTTGCAACCTCATTACAAACCAAATTTATTTTAGATATGGGCTTCAGCAAAACGGATATCGGCACCGTTGTGAAACTCAACTCACTGTGGGCATCGATTATTTCAGGAATGCTAGGCGGCATTTTAATGCTACGTATCGGCATTAACCGCTCATTATGGTTATTTGGTTTTGTACAATTAATCACGATTCTCGGTTTTGTGTGGATGGCAAGCTACGGCAAGTTCGACACCATTGGTTCATTTGAATTTTTCGTTTTAACCACAGTGATCATCGGTGAATATATTGGTGTCGGCTTAGGTACTGCAGCATTTGTGGCATTTATGGCGAGAGAAACAAACCCGCTTTATACCGCAACACAACTTGCGATTTTCACCAGTTTAGCGGCAATTCCAAGTAAAGTATTCAGCGCATTTTCAGGTGTGATTGTGGCAGATTATGGCTATTACACATTCTTCTGGATTTGTTTCTTTGCCGCAATTCCTGGAATGTTAATGCTCTTTAAAGTCGCACCTTGGGGTGCAGAACCTGAAGTCAAAACGGAAAAATAA
- a CDS encoding UDP-glucose 4-epimerase (COG1087 UDP-glucose 4-epimerase), which produces MAILVTGGAGYIGSHTVVELLNANKEVVVLDNLCNSSPKSLERVSQIIGKTVKFYQGDILDTALLQKIFAENKIQSVIHFAGLKAVGESVQKPAEYYMNNVTGSLVLIQEMKKAGVWNFVFSSSATVYGDPEIIPITESCKVGGTTNPYGTSKFMVEQILTDVAKANPEFSITILRYFNPVGAHESGLIGEDPNGIPNNLLPYISQVAIGKLPQLSIFGSDYDTHDGTGVRDYIHVVDLAIGHIKALDRHEGDSGLHIYNLGTGTGYSVLDMVNAFEQANDIKIPYKLVDRRPGDIATCYSDPSLAKKELGWTADRGLDQMMKDTWNWQKNNPKGYRE; this is translated from the coding sequence ATGGCAATTCTCGTAACTGGTGGGGCAGGTTATATCGGCTCACATACTGTTGTTGAACTACTTAATGCAAATAAGGAAGTCGTTGTTTTAGATAATCTTTGCAATTCCTCCCCAAAATCCCTCGAACGTGTTTCTCAAATCATAGGTAAAACGGTCAAATTCTATCAAGGCGATATTTTAGATACCGCACTTTTACAAAAAATCTTCGCAGAAAACAAAATTCAATCGGTCATTCACTTCGCTGGGTTAAAAGCCGTTGGTGAGAGTGTGCAAAAACCAGCAGAATACTATATGAACAACGTGACTGGTTCGTTAGTGTTAATCCAAGAAATGAAAAAAGCAGGCGTGTGGAATTTTGTATTTAGTTCTTCTGCTACTGTTTATGGCGACCCTGAAATTATTCCAATTACTGAAAGTTGCAAAGTGGGGGGCACAACCAACCCTTACGGCACATCAAAATTTATGGTGGAACAAATTTTAACAGACGTTGCTAAAGCAAACCCTGAATTTAGTATCACCATCTTACGTTACTTCAACCCAGTGGGCGCACACGAAAGTGGCTTAATTGGTGAAGATCCAAACGGTATTCCAAACAACTTATTACCTTATATTAGCCAAGTGGCTATCGGCAAATTACCACAACTCTCTATTTTTGGTAGCGATTACGATACTCACGATGGCACAGGCGTGCGTGATTATATCCACGTTGTGGATCTTGCCATTGGTCATATTAAAGCCCTTGATCGCCACGAAGGTGATTCAGGCTTACATATTTATAATTTAGGAACAGGAACAGGTTATTCCGTATTAGATATGGTCAATGCCTTTGAACAAGCTAACGACATCAAAATTCCTTACAAACTGGTGGACCGCCGCCCTGGTGATATCGCTACTTGTTATTCAGATCCAAGTCTAGCGAAAAAAGAACTCGGTTGGACAGCAGATCGTGGTCTTGACCAAATGATGAAAGACACGTGGAATTGGCAAAAAAATAACCCGAAAGGCTATCGAGAGTAA
- the adk gene encoding adenylate kinase (COG0563 Adenylate kinase and related kinases), which yields MKIILLGAPGAGKGTQAQFIMNKFGIPQISTGDMLRAAIKAGTELGKQAKTLMDAGQLVPDDLIISLVKERVAQDDCVKGFLLDGFPRTIPQADALKTAGIQIDYVLEFDVPDEVIVERMSGRRVHQASGRTYHVVYNPPKVEGKDDVTGEDLIIRADDKPETVLDRLKVYHSTTKPLVDYYQAEAKAGNTKYFRLDGTKKVEEVSQELDSILA from the coding sequence ATGAAAATCATCCTATTAGGTGCGCCAGGTGCTGGTAAAGGTACACAAGCACAATTTATTATGAATAAATTTGGTATCCCACAAATCTCTACTGGTGATATGTTGCGTGCTGCAATCAAAGCAGGAACTGAATTAGGTAAACAAGCAAAAACCTTAATGGACGCAGGTCAATTAGTGCCTGATGACTTAATCATTTCATTAGTAAAAGAGCGTGTTGCACAAGATGATTGTGTAAAAGGTTTCTTATTAGACGGTTTCCCACGCACCATTCCACAAGCTGATGCATTAAAAACTGCGGGTATCCAAATTGACTACGTTTTAGAATTTGATGTGCCAGATGAAGTGATCGTAGAGCGTATGAGTGGTCGTCGTGTTCACCAAGCTTCAGGCCGTACTTACCACGTGGTTTACAACCCACCAAAAGTGGAAGGTAAAGATGATGTGACTGGCGAAGACCTAATTATCCGTGCAGACGACAAACCTGAAACGGTATTAGATCGCTTAAAAGTGTACCACTCAACCACCAAACCATTAGTGGATTACTACCAAGCAGAAGCAAAAGCGGGCAACACCAAATACTTCCGTTTAGACGGGACTAAAAAAGTAGAAGAAGTCAGCCAAGAATTAGATTCAATCCTTGC